Part of the Oncorhynchus nerka isolate Pitt River linkage group LG14, Oner_Uvic_2.0, whole genome shotgun sequence genome is shown below.
TATCTTGATCAAGAGATTCTAAAACATGGTTTGATACTTTTAACTCCTGAATTAAATATATTACGTAAACAGTTGACTGTTCTAGTCCCTTTCAGACCCCCATTAAATGATTTTTAGAAGGTAGACTTCATTTAACAACATTTCAAGTTCTGTTCAATTTAAATAAAGGGTTCACAAGCCATATAACTTTGCCTTTTGTTTCCCTTTTGAAGGCCAACTTCTTCAGATTTGGTGgtttgatttttttttaccaaaaaAAAGAAAACTGTCtggatggagagaaaaaaaagcatTTCCCCTGGCCTTCAGAAATATATTTAGTGTCAAAAAGGTTGTTTAAGTGTTAATATGGCAGAGCCTTGAGAGGCAAAGAGGTCTGAGGAGCTTTTGAATAAATACAAGGGACACGTCTAGTGCCATAAATAGAGTCTGACGCCTTTCAGCCTTCTTCTAATGCCAGCGGCGCAGGTTAGCGTTCAGACCAACCACCCTTCCTTCTTTTTCTGTAAAGCTGTTGAGTCTTTGACAGTAGCTAATGATGTTTTTGTGGATTTGGGACATATTACTTGTTTTCAGAATGGTTGTTTTCCCAGTGGCATGTGTTTGGAGGGGCGTCACTGTGCTAGGCCACTGACAGGAGTCAGGAAGGGTCACAGCCATGGAGAGCAGGGGCCCGGGGTCGCCAGGGGCCCACAGGGtcaacagtcacacacagtctttTATGTGCCCAAGTCCTTATTCGGGTTTTAAAAAAGAAGCAATCAAAACATCAACACAATACCAAGGTAAATGCTTACAACCACATAGTCCACGTTTTGATTTTCGCCATATTTATTTTCCCTGCAAAAAAATATAATATGGGgaaattaattaaataaataaataaataaatatgattgACAAAAAAATATTTGACTGGTGTCGCTAACCCTGCCCTTACCCATGcccactctcctgtcctcccctaTTGAATCTCTCGGTGGTACAGTCCGCTCTCTTGAGCTACCAGACGGTGCCCTCGTTCATTTCCGAGGGTGCATGGGACAGGTGGTTGCCGTATCCGCTGCCATTGAGGGACAGTGAGGTAAAGGGCGGGCTGGGTCCGTACACCTCAGAGGAGATGCTGTGCATGGGCCCCGGGATGCCTGGCTCTGGGCTGGGCGAGTCCCCAGGGTGGTGGGACATGATGTCAGAATAGCGCTGCACCTCACTGGAGGGGTGGTGCCCGGGCAGGGGATGGTCCATACCACCTAGAGGGGTGCCCGTAGGGCCTGAGGAGGGCACGAAGGGGAGGTCTACGGGGGTCTGTGCCTGCGACGACGGAGGCCCCTGAGGAAAGAAGTCGTAGTTCCCTCCTGGACCGTAGTACTCACTTTGATAATCTGCAGATCAACAAAAAAAATCTGGGTTAGCCTGGGAACAATAGGGTGAGTAAAAATGATTTCAGAGATTTTCAGGAATTCATTGAATATACATAGTCTGAAGTTGCATAGGGAGAAACCCTCGCCGTAGCACATTAGTCAAAGTTACACTTAAATCAAAAATGCAATTGGGTGGGGAGAACAACGCCGCCGCAAAATTAATTAAAATGGGGACCATTTCATCAGCGATTTTACCTCCTGAAATCAATGTTTCATTTCAGCAGAATAGTATTAGGCCCACTGCACACCACAAAGGACCAGAGTCCACCACACACTATTGATATCCACAAAACATGTTAGGAAAATTGAAATAAGGACGCACATACTTCACTATAATCAAGAAAGCCTACATTATTATTTTtcaagggcagcaggtagcctagtggctagagcattgggccagaaaCCGAAAAATGTTGGTAGTCTGAATCCccaagccgacaaggtgaaaaatctgttgatctgcccttgagcaaggcacttcatcCTATTTGCTCCAGGGCTGCAGTAAATAACAGCTGATCCCTGACCGTCACCCTACTCTccaagggtgtctcagggggagctgggatatgcaaaaaaaaacattttcatttcACACCTCACACTTGTACAGGTTACCCACTTGTACATGCagtgaaacaggacaaatataagcaccccctaTTTAAACCCATACTGTTACATTTCCCCAAAACAGTGTTGTGTCCTTGGAAAAGGAGTAGATACACCTTTTAGATTGACTTAATTTATCATATTCAACTACTCTCTCCGATCATCAACATTCTAAATATTCCTCAAAGTAACACAAAATGAATGTCACAACCAAATATGTTTCAAGCTCCTTCCTAGGAAAACAGAAGGCCTACAAATGCACCTTTCTTGCATGTGAATGTCATCTTGTAAGGAAAACAGTAAAGACAATTCGGCCAGTGAGATAATGCAATGGCTTGGAGCCCTCTCTAACTAACCCCTTGACCGAAATTGTATGGATGAGTTATTTATTAACGAACCCGTTCCAGACAGGGATCACAGGGAATGCAATGGCATTTGGTAATGAGCATCTTCCCCTCTTAATACAGTTTGAATGTTGACGTAATATACCTGACATACATAGAAAATAATAATAGTGTTCTAGTGATTATTTATTCATATTTAGCGACACATTTAGGCCTATTATATTAACTGTTATTAGGCGCTGTTTGGCTTACATGGACACCATAACAAGATGTATTCTCCATACTACTGTAATTGTTATTTTTATTAGGCCTATTTTATGTCTTTTCTTTCTAGTTTTGACAAATGGGTCAGACGATTGGAGTCTATAATCTGAGACATTTAAAGCGACACGTTATTTCAACATTTACATTTTGACAACATCAATTTCGAATCCCTTTAGACCTTTTTGTGGTGTTTTTGACAAATGCGTAAATCGTTAATTATCTCCCATTGTAATAAGTCTTATATCACTTTTTTTTAACACCTGAAGATTTGGCACAGCATCCCAACTAATCCATCTCTAGATAATGTCCATCCATACTCAAAACATTTTAAAGCTCTCCTCTCAGTGTAGGTCCTATTCCAATGATGTGTGTTGAGCTCATCTGATAAGCCATGATAGTAATCAAAGGCGTCCTGGGGCAGCGCGACAAAATGGAAACAGCGCTTGGCGGACACATGTCAAATGATTCGACATTTCAGACAAACATGTGAAACCGGTAAACCCGCTGGGACACCCAAGCCGTTTCATCACTCTTCTTACCTCCGTAGTATGAGAAAGGACCGTTTGGAATTAATTCCCCGGGTTCCAGCCGGTCCACTAGCGTTCTCATTCTCCTCGGGCTCCGGAAGAACGCGTGCCGTCTCGCGCCCAGGGCGCTCAATTGCTTCATACGTCGCTCCTTGGACCGCCTGTTCTGAAACCATACCTACGAAGCACAAAAGTCAGCATAGAGCAACGTTAATGAAAATGAAATGGATTGGAAGGATTGAAGTGCAAATATTACGGCTGGAGCGTTGGAGACGAGAGAGGGGCTCACAGCAAAGATTGCCTCTGTATCCAAAATGACGTTTGAACACACATCTCGATATATTATGATAAATAATTGAATGCACACAGGATGTAAAGCTGCAGAATCCATATTTGATAGtcaatcaaataaaaacaaacaCTTTACTTCACTATAGATCGAAAACTTTTTTTCGTTGAAATATCATTATAGATTGGTAGCCTATATAAAAAGTAGCCTAACTCTAATATCAGATCTATTCCAGCAATATAAGCATTATGTATGGTGTACGTTTGTTTACTATTATTACTGCTTTACCGTTATATTATCATTGCTTTGTTTATAGATCCGTGATCAAAAACAAAGCAATGCCTAGGCCATGTGTAACCTGGGTGCCCTTTTTGTGCCGGAGCGCGCGCTGCCCTGCATGGTCATCAGGTTCTGTGCGTGGTGACTCGATGGAGTAAAGTCTTATTCCTGGGATAATATTACTATTAATTATCGTCACTCCAGTCGCACAGATCTAACCTCAGTTTAATGTTATTTTAACCCTCCATTTACCCCGAGTAAGGAGGGAGCAGGGGGAACTTTAAAAATCTACAATTAATACTTAATAGGAGGGTTGTTAGCAATATATTACACGGCTCTGCGAGGTTATTATTTCGTAATCTATATATCCACCCTTGAATTCCTTCGGCTAATTATGCTCTTCCTTGAAGCTCTTAAATATCCAACCTCGCCACCTTAATAATCTTGATTTTTTTTTCACTTGATCTGCCTTCAATTTTTTGTCATTACATGACCACGTCTCCGCAGCACTCGCCCTATCATGGGAGACACTCGGCGGTGTGGATGCGCTTATTTGTACATACGATACATTGTTTCAACTTAGGTACTACGATACAGAGACCAACTTAAACATTCAAAATCAGGTGTGTATCTTCAATAGCCTAATTTTCAACTCTTGAAAATAGGCCAAAAATAATGCCACCAAACAAAAAAGCCTTCCAAATGATGGGCCTAGCTTACTTTTTTGCATTAGGTAATGCAATTTGTCAAAAATTAAATACCactggtaataataataataacaataacaatattaTTCATAATAAAATGATTCATAAtaattgtgtttgttgttgttacTATTTGTCAATATACGGCATgcttatttgaaatgatttacgcTATACTAGACTGGGGGTAAGGAGGCATTTTGAAGTCTCCTGAACAGAATTCTGCGTTTACACTTGACTGAAAATGGTCACAGCATGGCTAAATGTGGTCGCAAAACGTGATGGTCCAGCGTTGCCAAGACTCCCATCGCTCTCACCAGTCTCACGCCAGTTGGCGTGTTTACCCATCCTGCACGCCAAGAATAAAAAATACCCATATAAATTACGCTTTCCAAATAAACCTCGATGACAGCCAATCTTTCGCTCTTTCAAGTCAATGTGACCATGCAATTTCTAGGCAACCCCATCTTTAAGCGGGAAGGCATATGAGAAAGGAGCGGAGTGATTGTGATCAGGCCTCTGTTTGTGGCGAACTGTTGACAGGGTGCCCAACATGGAGATACTTTCAATAAAATACAAGCTGCTATATCACACGCTATAAGTGTGTAACCCTGAAAGCGCACAAGGTGAGGGTCCCTCACTCCCCCCCACTATACGGTTCTCATTCACTCCCATACCAATACAACATGAGCTGCATCAGGAATTACATTCATGTCATTATAGTACATTTGTCTTTGCCATTACCTGAATGACTCTCATGTTCAGCCCCGTCTCCTGCGCGAGCTGCTCCCTGATGTGTCTCGTGGGTTTGGGGGTGGCAGCGAATGCCGCTTTTAGGGTCTCCAGTTGCTTTGCTTTGATGGTGGTTCGCGGTCCACGTCGTTTACCGCCAAGGTTCTCGCCATCGTTCTCATTACTACCCGTTTCTTTGTCCGACAGATTGGCTATTTCAGAGTCCTTCACATCGTCCTGTAACTGATCTTGAGAATCCGGGGATAAACTTGGGTCGCTACATGCTGTTACTGTGAAAACGAAAAAGGACAGAAAACGCTTAGACACACAGTCCATTTGTAGACCTATAATTTCAATACAATGAGGAATATGAATGATTACTAGTGGCCTATTTGTGTAGGCCTTTATAGCCttactaaaatatatattttttaattataaATTGATATAGTATTAAACAATAGGCCTACCTGAAATAATAACCGATGCAGATTTAAATTATTTTTATGAACACTATTTGTGTTCTCTATTATCTTTTAGCGCCGAATTCATTAAACGTGTCAAAATAATGAGCCTACGATAAAATCAATAGGCTTCTGGGTCTACAATAGTCATACAACCCGATAATTAACATCTATGCAAATATAATTGGATATTTTGGCTTACAAATCCAAATCTTCAGCAATAGTGTGAAAATATAGGCAATGCAATTGCGCAAATcgttatttctgtttttacaataaaataaaatagtttaGGCATAGGGCCTACCCTACATGGAACAGAACGATGCATGATTATTCAACACCAAACTGTGGGCGGAACAAGTCACATCGGTCACAattttttacttttttattttacctttatttaactaggctagttagttaagaaaaaaatcttatttgcaatgacggcctaggaacagttggttaactgccttgttcaggggcagaacggcagatttgaaccttgtcagctcggcgattcgatctagcaacactttcggttactagtccaaggctctaaccactaggctacctgccgcgccACTAGTAGCCATGCGCCCAAAATTATGAAGCCAATTTGGCCGTATAGGCCTACCTGAGAGAAGGTTTGTGTCTTTCCCATTGCTGTGGGTTAGATAATCTTCTTTGCAGACAAATTTATTTTCGTCTATGATGTAGAGCTCCTCTCcagtggacagctgtttgttacACATCATGCAGGTGAAGCAGTTGAGATGAAACACTTTGCTCCTTGCCCTCCGGACCAAGTCGTTCGGCGAGATGCCCTGAGAACAGCCCGCGCACTTTGTCCCAAACCTCCTGCGAGGGGACAGAGGAAGAATGCACTATTATTCAAATGTATTTAGGCGCAAAACCAAACAGTATATGTTAGTATACAACGATTGCATATTGAGAGTGTgaataaatacatatatttttttaaatataggtCACTGCGTAGTCTCAGAAAAAAagttgctatctagaacctaaaagggttcttcggctttcCCCATTGAAGAATCCATTGAATAACATTTTTGGTTGCAGGAAGAACCGTTTAGGgttcaatgtagaaccctttccacagagggttctagatggaacccaaaatagttctacctgtgaccaaaatggttctacctggaaccaaaaagggttctcctatggggactgtAGAATAACCCctttggaacctttttttctaagagtgtaaccCTAACCTCTGCCTCTCAGTTGCAATGGTTCACGATGAGAATGATTCCATAATTGCCATATGTGGTCCTGTTCTTTATAATTATTGTTAACCGTAGTAGGCCCTGTACATCGATTATATTTCTGCATTCATTGTCAACGGACACATTTTCTTACTTTGCCGAATCAAAAAATATTTGTTCCATTATAAACACGTTTTTGTGTAAATAAGAGAACTGCTTAGAATCGCATTTTAGGCCTATTTAGACCTAATGAAAATACATGTTAGTGATGTCCATCCTGAAATGTAGATGATCATTATGAAAAAGAATACATCCTTTATAACACAAAACAACAGCCCTAAATGTGTAATCCAATTAGGAAATAATACACATTGCAATATACAAGTTAGTACTTTAATATGTGTGATGATCCTCTTTTTGTTGATTGTAACGGAAACTAATGTGTATTGAGATTGTGGACACTGATTGTTGACTGCACGTCTGTGATTGCATTGTCTGCTTGTTTGATCTTTTAAAGAGGTTAGTTATTTAAATCCACTTATCAAGTCCTTCTCACTGGAGCCGTGCAAACACAGGGCCTAGGCAGATAGCTTTGCCACTGGGCCGAGATACACACTTCCTCCACACTACCCCGATGAAGTATTGATTCTAGCCGCTTCTCTGCACCTCTACGCCTTATAAACAACGTGTGATTGATTTCCTTCATACCCCATACCGAGGACGAGTACACACGCGTTTAATGTTGCTGTCCATCTTTTAGCATAACAATACAAATGAACAAGCCTTTAATTACTGGCTCTCCTAATCAAAGCTTCTGAAGCAACACCTCCAAATCCACCGTCACACCGAGCACATAGACATTCTGAAGGAATTGGATGCAATCTTATTTGTATTTGAACCATATTAGAAATTAGTACAGATAATATTTAGAGTGGTTAATGTATTAATACGTGCCATATATAATACATTCCATGAAGTGTTTAGCCTTGAATATACCTATACATATGTTATAAGCAAATTATAATGGTAAATGTTTTGAGAGCATATTGGCTTAACAGTTTTCTAAAGTACAATATGAAGGTATAAGGTGTAATTATCGCATGTCTTCAGATAGTTTTGCAATTTATTGCGTGCTCTACTTTTGTGTTCATTAGTTCAGAAGTTAGAGTCACCTCTtttcttttgtttttttacacTAAACAAATGACAGAGTTTATATGTTCATTATTAACCAACAATACATTATATCGAAAATGTTTCGTATTTGCAATATCCTTATGAGTCTTTTTTAAAGAAAAATATGCATTTGACTGAGAACATTAGGATAGTATTGTTAACTTAACAGAAACACGGAAATGCTTATCCAAGACTACACATCTGAAATAATAATTACTGTAGTAAAGGACGAATGAAAGGGAGCAAGCACCCACCAGTCAAGCTTACCTAAAGAAGTCGTTTTTGCAATATAGTTTCCCCTCTCGAGAAAAGCATTTCTCTGTTAAATTGCATTTACACTCGCAGCACTGTA
Proteins encoded:
- the LOC115119571 gene encoding LIM/homeobox protein Lhx1, yielding MVHCAGCERPILDRFLLNVLDRAWHVKCVQCCECKCNLTEKCFSREGKLYCKNDFFRRFGTKCAGCSQGISPNDLVRRARSKVFHLNCFTCMMCNKQLSTGEELYIIDENKFVCKEDYLTHSNGKDTNLLSVTACSDPSLSPDSQDQLQDDVKDSEIANLSDKETGSNENDGENLGGKRRGPRTTIKAKQLETLKAAFAATPKPTRHIREQLAQETGLNMRVIQVWFQNRRSKERRMKQLSALGARRHAFFRSPRRMRTLVDRLEPGELIPNGPFSYYGDYQSEYYGPGGNYDFFPQGPPSSQAQTPVDLPFVPSSGPTGTPLGGMDHPLPGHHPSSEVQRYSDIMSHHPGDSPSPEPGIPGPMHSISSEVYGPSPPFTSLSLNGSGYGNHLSHAPSEMNEGTVW